The following coding sequences are from one bacterium SCSIO 12741 window:
- a CDS encoding IS1 family transposase — MCIRCVDEILKCQKCQARCVKNGKTRSGIQRYLCKACGKTKQSGYTYKALIGNINQQIVRFLKEGLGIRNIARLLEISTNTVNRRILEIGAKVEKPMVSMNQNYELDELKTYVKFKRNEMYVGYALNPETGQVANFMAGKRNKRNLKLITDTLLFSRAKRVDTDGLNIYKSLLPREIHRIKHRGINHIERMNLTLRTHLKRLNRRTICFSKSLRCLKAVLKIYFWADPERV; from the coding sequence ATGTGTATCAGATGTGTTGATGAAATTTTGAAATGCCAGAAATGCCAAGCTCGATGTGTAAAGAATGGTAAGACGAGAAGTGGAATACAACGTTACTTGTGCAAAGCCTGTGGTAAAACCAAACAAAGCGGTTACACCTACAAAGCCCTAATCGGAAATATCAATCAACAGATCGTTCGATTTTTGAAAGAAGGATTGGGAATCAGAAACATTGCCAGATTATTGGAAATTTCAACCAATACAGTAAATCGAAGAATCCTTGAAATAGGTGCTAAGGTTGAGAAACCAATGGTAAGCATGAATCAGAATTACGAATTAGACGAATTGAAAACCTATGTCAAATTCAAAAGAAACGAAATGTACGTGGGCTATGCCCTAAATCCGGAAACAGGCCAGGTAGCCAATTTTATGGCTGGAAAGAGAAATAAAAGAAACTTGAAGCTGATTACTGATACCTTGTTGTTTTCCCGGGCAAAACGAGTGGATACTGACGGTTTGAACATTTACAAATCATTACTTCCCAGAGAAATCCACCGAATCAAACACCGAGGAATCAATCACATTGAAAGAATGAATCTCACCTTAAGGACTCATTTGAAGCGATTGAATAGAAGAACGATCTGTTTCTCCAAAAGTCTTCGATGCCTCAAAGCGGTGTTGAAAATCTACTTCTGGGCCGATCCTGAAAGGGTTTAA